One genomic window of Cydia fagiglandana chromosome 20, ilCydFagi1.1, whole genome shotgun sequence includes the following:
- the LOC134674919 gene encoding peptidoglycan-recognition protein LB-like encodes MVILGVNYCLMLIVLCYVNAHPLASDEPYPYYTRADWVAAPATDVEPLSAPVPYVVIHHTYIPGACNTTAQCAASMRSMQEYHQSLGWGDIGYNFAVGSEGGAYEGRGWDTVGIHAGRANNYSIGIVLIGDWRVNLPPTKQLTTTKALIAKGVKDGVISPQYRLIGHSQVMSTECPGGALLSHIATWDHYWPGHVEFRGATTSPSLIYSTL; translated from the exons ATGGTGATATTGGGCGTCAACTATTGTTTAATGTTGATAGTGTTATGTTATGTCAACGCTCATCCTCTTGCTAGTGATG AACCCTACCCATATTACACGCGAGCGGATTGGGTCGCAGCTCCAGCCACTGACGTCGAGCCGCTCTCCGCACCAGTGCCATACGTGGTCATCCACCACACATACATTCCCGGCGCATGCAACACCACTGCCCAATGCGCCGCGTCCATGAGGTCTATGCAGGAATACCACCAAAGCCTGGGCTGGGGCGACATTGGATACAA ctTTGCAGTCGGAAGTGAAGGAGGCGCCTATGAAGGCAGAGGTTGGGACACCGTCGGCATCCATGCCGGGAGAGCCAATAACTACAGTATCGGAATCGTTCTGATCGGCGATTGGCGAG TAAATCTCCCGCCCACAAAACAGCTGACCACAACAAAGGCGCTCATTGCCAAAGGAGTGAAAGATGGCGTGATCAGTCCTCAGTACCGCCTGATAGGCCACAGCCAAGTCATGTCCACGGAGTGCCCAGGGGGAGCGCTGCTTTCCCACATAGCCACGTGGGACCACTACTGGCCCGGCCATGTGGAATTTAGGGGGGCAACTACCAGTCCCAGTCTTATTTACAGTACTTTGTGA
- the LOC134674421 gene encoding peptidoglycan-recognition protein LB-like isoform X1 has translation MYNLVADMPDAYDSDCEESHPVKTVKESNRMRIVIALLLIGLVGLAVAIPTVMLTRMSSSSDPAENEVPTYDFPYVSRSEWGARTPVQTLKLRTPVPYVVIHHSYTPPACYNRDDCIKAMKSMQNFHIDERHWWDIGYHFGVGSDGVAYEGRGWSILGAHALHFNNVSIGICVIGDWTKSTPPAEQVKTVKSLIAAGVDLGYIQPNYKLVGHRQVRDTECPGQTFFEAIKSWDHWSAFPASHVDLVNVPELSEDFRKEYNKTLNTVSGKL, from the exons ATGTATAATTTGGTTGCAGATATGCCAGATGCGTACGACAGTGATTGTGAAGAATCGCATCCTGTGAAAACTGTAAAGGAGTCGAATAGAATGAGAATTGTAATTGCGCTTTTATTGATTGGATTAGTTGGACTGGCTGTGGCCATTCCAACTGTGATGTTAACTC gaATGTCGTCTAGTTCCGACCCAGCAGAAAACGAGGTACCCACCTACGACTTCCCATATGTGAGTAGATCAGAATGGGGGGCAAGGACGCCGGTACAAACGCTGAAACTACGCACGCCCGTGCCCTACGTGGTCATCCACCACTCATATACCCCGCCAGCTTGCTACAATAGAGATGATTGTATAAAGGCTATGAAGAGCATGCAGAATTTCCATATCGATGAACGACATTGGTGGGATATTGGATATCA TTTTGGAGTGGGCAGCGATGGAGTGGCGTATGAAGGCAGAGGATGGTCCATTCTTGGAGCGCATGCGCTGCATTTCAACAATGTGAGCATTGGTATCTGCGTCATCGGCGATTGGACAA aGTCCACCCCGCCAGCAGAGCAGGTCAAAACCGTGAAATCATTAATAGCAGCGGGCGTCGATCTCGGCTACATCCAACCTAACTACAAGCTGGTTGGACATCGACAGGTCAGAGATACCGAGTGCCCGGGGCAAACCTTCTTCGAAGCTATCAAGAGCTGGGACCACTGGTCGGCTTTCCCTGCATCGCACGTGGACCTTGTCAACGTGCCTGAGCTTAGCGAGGATTTTAGAAAGGAATATAATAAAACACTTAACACAGTTTCAGGAAAACTTTAG
- the LOC134674421 gene encoding peptidoglycan-recognition protein LB-like isoform X2 produces MPDAYDSDCEESHPVKTVKESNRMRIVIALLLIGLVGLAVAIPTVMLTRMSSSSDPAENEVPTYDFPYVSRSEWGARTPVQTLKLRTPVPYVVIHHSYTPPACYNRDDCIKAMKSMQNFHIDERHWWDIGYHFGVGSDGVAYEGRGWSILGAHALHFNNVSIGICVIGDWTKSTPPAEQVKTVKSLIAAGVDLGYIQPNYKLVGHRQVRDTECPGQTFFEAIKSWDHWSAFPASHVDLVNVPELSEDFRKEYNKTLNTVSGKL; encoded by the exons ATGCCAGATGCGTACGACAGTGATTGTGAAGAATCGCATCCTGTGAAAACTGTAAAGGAGTCGAATAGAATGAGAATTGTAATTGCGCTTTTATTGATTGGATTAGTTGGACTGGCTGTGGCCATTCCAACTGTGATGTTAACTC gaATGTCGTCTAGTTCCGACCCAGCAGAAAACGAGGTACCCACCTACGACTTCCCATATGTGAGTAGATCAGAATGGGGGGCAAGGACGCCGGTACAAACGCTGAAACTACGCACGCCCGTGCCCTACGTGGTCATCCACCACTCATATACCCCGCCAGCTTGCTACAATAGAGATGATTGTATAAAGGCTATGAAGAGCATGCAGAATTTCCATATCGATGAACGACATTGGTGGGATATTGGATATCA TTTTGGAGTGGGCAGCGATGGAGTGGCGTATGAAGGCAGAGGATGGTCCATTCTTGGAGCGCATGCGCTGCATTTCAACAATGTGAGCATTGGTATCTGCGTCATCGGCGATTGGACAA aGTCCACCCCGCCAGCAGAGCAGGTCAAAACCGTGAAATCATTAATAGCAGCGGGCGTCGATCTCGGCTACATCCAACCTAACTACAAGCTGGTTGGACATCGACAGGTCAGAGATACCGAGTGCCCGGGGCAAACCTTCTTCGAAGCTATCAAGAGCTGGGACCACTGGTCGGCTTTCCCTGCATCGCACGTGGACCTTGTCAACGTGCCTGAGCTTAGCGAGGATTTTAGAAAGGAATATAATAAAACACTTAACACAGTTTCAGGAAAACTTTAG